The following proteins are co-located in the Flavobacterium sp. CECT 9288 genome:
- a CDS encoding serine hydrolase has protein sequence MKNRNQTSISLSLLLFTILPTVLFCQKNTSAAIEKYMQAQLEINNFSGTVLVSKNDTVLFKKAYGFADYEQKIKNTIDTKFQLASVTKQFTAAAILQLVQEGKLSLNDPLSRFIPDYPKANQVTVHMLLSHSSGLAMGFKNIATSTMSADSAYNEIKKMPYEFEPGTNTAYSNIGYYLLAKIIESVSGEKYSTYLQKHVFEKAGMYNSGVIRNDALIPNKAKNYIKEQDRYISNPYINWDINYGHDGVYSTVDDLALWDKALYGTSLLSEKMKQLMFTPYNTQNWGYGFVINPFYNHGHELIAHDGGFFGAMTSFNRFTKDRLLVTLLSNNESLSHIIAYGLSALVFQKEVSLPYKHKKIKANLSNYKHYTGQFGTIEIIKMGTKLYYNSMELELIPESKTKFFRSDDNDRTVEFLADKNGNYNSIVVTKGGVKEIFTKNNPN, from the coding sequence ATGAAAAATAGAAATCAAACTAGTATAAGTCTCTCACTGCTCCTATTCACAATTCTGCCAACGGTTCTTTTTTGTCAAAAAAACACATCCGCAGCTATTGAAAAATACATGCAAGCACAGCTTGAAATTAATAACTTTAGCGGTACTGTTTTAGTATCAAAAAACGATACTGTACTTTTCAAAAAAGCATATGGATTTGCCGATTACGAACAAAAAATTAAAAACACGATCGACACTAAATTTCAATTGGCATCGGTTACTAAACAATTTACTGCGGCGGCAATCCTTCAATTGGTGCAGGAAGGAAAATTATCTCTAAATGATCCTCTAAGTCGTTTCATACCTGACTACCCCAAAGCAAATCAGGTTACCGTACACATGCTATTGTCTCATTCTTCTGGACTAGCCATGGGTTTCAAAAATATTGCAACAAGTACCATGTCTGCTGATTCAGCCTACAACGAAATTAAAAAAATGCCCTATGAATTTGAACCCGGCACAAACACAGCCTACAGCAATATTGGCTATTATTTGTTAGCTAAAATTATAGAATCTGTTTCTGGCGAAAAGTACAGCACCTATCTTCAAAAACATGTATTTGAAAAAGCAGGTATGTACAACTCTGGTGTAATTAGGAATGACGCATTAATTCCTAACAAAGCAAAAAATTATATCAAAGAACAGGACCGCTACATTAGTAACCCTTACATCAATTGGGACATCAATTATGGACATGATGGCGTATACTCAACTGTTGATGATTTGGCTCTTTGGGACAAAGCGCTTTACGGCACAAGCCTTTTATCCGAAAAAATGAAACAACTAATGTTCACACCCTACAATACACAAAATTGGGGATATGGTTTTGTAATCAACCCATTTTACAATCACGGTCATGAACTGATTGCGCATGACGGTGGCTTTTTTGGTGCTATGACATCCTTCAATCGGTTTACAAAAGATCGCCTTTTGGTCACTTTGCTTTCCAACAATGAATCTCTTTCACATATCATTGCCTACGGACTTTCGGCTCTGGTTTTTCAAAAAGAGGTTTCACTACCCTACAAACACAAAAAAATAAAGGCAAACCTATCTAATTATAAGCATTACACAGGGCAATTTGGTACAATTGAAATCATAAAAATGGGTACCAAACTTTATTACAATAGTATGGAACTAGAGCTTATCCCTGAATCAAAAACAAAATTTTTTAGATCAGATGACAATGACAGAACAGTAGAATTTTTAGCGGACAAAAATGGCAATTACAATTCGATTGTGGTCACAAAAGGAGGCGTAAAAGAAATCTTCACAAAAAATAACCCAAACTAA
- a CDS encoding MarR family winged helix-turn-helix transcriptional regulator has protein sequence MKNKNPTGTVLYSLEQTIKEYRKMAQKNISSIVHDITVDQCLVLIILHKNPQYSQKEVAEMIFKDNASITRIIDLMVKKDYISRKIHETDRRKFNLEITKKGIETIAILTPTIQKNRTDALAGLSENEIVHLDQLLTKVIINCKTDHEK, from the coding sequence ATGAAAAACAAAAACCCCACTGGCACGGTGCTTTACTCCTTAGAGCAAACAATAAAAGAATACCGAAAAATGGCTCAAAAAAATATAAGCTCCATTGTACATGATATCACCGTTGACCAATGTTTGGTGCTCATAATTCTTCACAAAAATCCTCAGTATTCCCAAAAAGAAGTAGCAGAAATGATTTTTAAAGACAATGCTTCTATAACAAGAATTATTGATTTGATGGTAAAAAAGGACTACATCAGTCGGAAAATTCATGAGACGGACAGACGCAAATTCAATCTTGAAATCACAAAAAAAGGAATTGAAACCATTGCTATACTCACTCCCACTATTCAAAAAAACAGAACAGATGCTCTAGCCGGATTGTCTGAAAATGAAATAGTTCATCTGGACCAACTATTAACTAAAGTAATCATCAACTGTAAAACGGATCATGAAAAATAG
- a CDS encoding transposase: protein MSNRVNTRGIKQANKHVLMAALTYTLKKYLKFITKKAKTKAGVVSEIQAKAPTYLKTAFIDLNTDFLRLFIFTNYNLKPKINLA from the coding sequence GTGAGTAATCGCGTAAACACACGAGGAATCAAGCAAGCCAACAAACACGTTTTGATGGCAGCATTGACCTATACTCTTAAGAAATACTTGAAGTTTATCACCAAAAAAGCAAAAACAAAAGCCGGAGTTGTAAGTGAAATACAAGCAAAAGCACCAACTTATCTAAAAACAGCTTTCATAGACTTGAATACCGACTTTTTAAGGCTTTTTATTTTTACAAACTACAACCTAAAACCAAAAATAAACCTCGCTTAA
- a CDS encoding transposase, protein MQGRKELTPKMLYQVHLQDLIPEHNFYRLLDTAIDFHFLYKATAKYYGDEGQESIDPVVFFKICLVGYLNNLNSDRKLIEYCSNCLDVRLFIRYDIDEALPWHSTISRTRGLYGEEVFLSLFKAVLKLCVSKGMIRGKRQAVDSVFIKANASMDSLVEKEVLEDASAFVDELEENSEFKTTSTRKKLVEQHHNWKKEAYKSQPNPNFNIDKVDEHGNSIRPRFVSNHTHYSPTDLDARVSVKPGKARQLNYFGQIAVDDAHHVITGACSDFADKRDSQIDEGDSSNTYENKIIMR, encoded by the coding sequence ATGCAAGGAAGAAAAGAACTCACGCCAAAAATGCTCTATCAAGTTCATTTACAGGACCTGATTCCTGAGCATAATTTTTATCGATTGCTTGATACAGCTATCGATTTTCATTTTTTATATAAAGCTACTGCAAAGTATTATGGAGACGAAGGACAGGAGAGTATTGATCCTGTTGTGTTTTTCAAAATCTGTTTGGTTGGCTATTTAAACAACTTAAATTCGGACAGGAAACTCATCGAGTATTGCTCAAATTGTTTAGATGTTCGCCTTTTTATTCGATATGACATTGATGAGGCTTTACCTTGGCACAGCACCATTAGTCGCACGCGTGGGTTGTATGGTGAAGAAGTGTTTTTAAGTTTGTTTAAAGCCGTTTTAAAGCTATGTGTTTCCAAAGGTATGATTCGCGGCAAGCGTCAAGCCGTAGACAGCGTTTTTATCAAAGCCAATGCCTCTATGGATAGTTTGGTAGAGAAAGAAGTATTGGAAGATGCCAGTGCCTTTGTAGATGAATTAGAAGAAAACAGCGAATTTAAAACTACCAGCACCAGAAAGAAACTAGTAGAACAGCACCATAATTGGAAAAAAGAAGCTTACAAGAGCCAACCCAATCCCAACTTCAACATTGATAAAGTAGATGAACACGGCAATTCAATACGTCCGAGATTTGTATCGAATCATACGCATTATTCTCCCACAGATTTAGATGCTAGGGTAAGTGTAAAACCAGGAAAAGCAAGACAGTTAAACTATTTTGGACAAATAGCTGTAGACGATGCGCATCATGTAATAACAGGCGCCTGTTCTGATTTTGCAGACAAACGCGATAGTCAAATCGACGAAGGAGATTCATCGAATACCTATGAAAATAAAATTATAATGAGATAA
- a CDS encoding transposase, whose protein sequence is MQKIVELTEENLNENGIELEELLADGGYSSGEALKYLHQKNIDAYIPNFGQYKPEREGFIFNKELNQYECIKEGSNKAILLFKGEKNDSKSYTKYSYRSSERDCKNCPLREQCCGKSTKYKKIDHSIHKEHYDRMHQKLTQNARYAKQMVRVRSKTVEPVIGTLVNFTNMKCEAFTNTI, encoded by the coding sequence GTGCAAAAAATAGTAGAATTAACAGAGGAAAACCTAAATGAAAACGGCATTGAATTAGAAGAACTTTTAGCCGATGGAGGCTACAGTAGTGGAGAAGCGTTAAAGTATTTGCACCAAAAAAACATCGATGCCTATATTCCAAACTTCGGACAGTACAAACCCGAGCGAGAAGGTTTTATTTTCAATAAAGAATTGAACCAATACGAATGCATCAAAGAAGGTTCCAACAAAGCCATTTTACTATTTAAAGGCGAAAAGAACGATAGCAAAAGCTACACCAAATACAGTTATCGAAGTAGTGAGCGCGATTGCAAAAACTGTCCACTACGAGAGCAATGCTGCGGAAAAAGCACTAAGTATAAAAAGATAGATCACAGCATCCACAAAGAACACTACGATCGCATGCACCAAAAACTAACTCAAAACGCACGCTATGCCAAGCAAATGGTGCGAGTGAGAAGTAAAACCGTAGAACCAGTCATAGGAACATTGGTCAATTTTACCAATATGAAATGCGAAGCATTCACGAACACCATTTAA
- a CDS encoding transposase yields the protein MSNRVNTRGIKQANKHVLMAALTYNLKKYLKFITKKTKTKAGVVSEIQAKVPTSLKIVFIDLNTDFLRHFIFTNYNLKPKINLA from the coding sequence GTGAGTAATCGCGTAAACACAAGAGGAATCAAGCAAGCCAACAAACACGTTTTGATGGCAGCATTGACCTATAATCTTAAGAAATACTTGAAGTTTATCACCAAAAAAACAAAAACAAAAGCCGGAGTTGTAAGTGAAATACAAGCAAAAGTACCAACTTCTCTAAAAATAGTTTTCATAGACTTGAATACCGACTTTTTAAGGCATTTTATTTTTACAAACTACAACCTAAAACCAAAAATAAACCTCGCTTAA
- a CDS encoding DKNYY domain-containing protein: MKYSPKYLFILLIFTISLTSCHSGYEEKDGKIYFKWIHGGNWTRENALVKGADAETFETIDNDINIHLGKDKNHVYKDASILEHADPKTFEQVKEYYWKDRKNVYLLQFGGTDCRIKNVDPKTFKVLKDNNWTLDKNNVYYEFEKLNAVNPKTFVQLNEIWGKDNQYYYFKNLRLDALDYESAEIVIAYFMDEPASPSEYIKDKENVYFQNKIVKGANPKTFKADGVGSFGHDDKFMFNCEKNEGPITVEYKQTYIDSENKNSR, from the coding sequence ATGAAATATTCACCTAAATATCTATTCATTCTATTAATATTTACTATTTCTTTGACTTCATGTCACTCAGGTTATGAAGAAAAGGATGGTAAGATTTACTTCAAATGGATACATGGTGGCAATTGGACAAGAGAAAACGCACTAGTAAAAGGCGCAGACGCTGAAACATTTGAAACCATAGACAATGACATAAACATTCATTTAGGAAAAGACAAAAATCATGTTTACAAAGACGCTTCAATATTAGAACATGCCGACCCGAAAACATTTGAGCAAGTGAAAGAATATTATTGGAAGGACAGAAAAAATGTTTATTTACTTCAATTTGGCGGAACGGACTGTAGAATAAAAAATGTAGACCCAAAGACATTTAAAGTTCTTAAAGACAATAATTGGACACTTGACAAGAATAATGTTTACTATGAGTTTGAAAAACTCAATGCTGTGAACCCAAAAACATTTGTCCAACTTAACGAAATATGGGGTAAAGACAATCAATACTATTATTTTAAAAACTTAAGACTTGACGCATTAGATTATGAATCAGCAGAGATTGTAATTGCTTATTTTATGGATGAGCCAGCAAGTCCTTCTGAATACATTAAAGATAAAGAAAATGTTTACTTTCAAAATAAAATTGTAAAAGGCGCAAATCCAAAAACATTTAAAGCAGACGGTGTTGGTTCATTCGGACATGATGATAAGTTTATGTTTAACTGCGAGAAAAATGAAGGACCAATAACAGTAGAATATAAACAGACATACATTGACAGCGAAAATAAAAACAGCAGGTAA
- a CDS encoding transposase has product MQGRKELTPKMLYQVHLQDLIPEHNFYRLLDTAIDFHFLYKATAKYYGDEGQESIDPVVFFKICLVGYLNNLNSDRKLIEYCSNCLDVRLFIRYDIDEALPWHSTISRTRGLYGEEVFLSLFKAVLKLCVSKGMIRGKRQAVDSVFIKANASMDSLVEKEVLEDASAFVDELEENSEFKTTSTRKKLVEQHHNWKKEAYKSQPNPNFNIDKVD; this is encoded by the coding sequence ATGCAAGGAAGAAAAGAACTCACGCCAAAAATGCTCTATCAAGTTCATTTACAGGACCTGATTCCTGAGCATAATTTTTATCGATTGCTTGATACAGCTATCGATTTTCATTTTTTATATAAAGCTACTGCAAAGTATTATGGAGACGAAGGACAGGAGAGTATTGATCCTGTTGTGTTTTTCAAAATCTGTTTGGTTGGCTATTTAAACAACTTAAATTCGGACAGGAAACTCATCGAGTATTGCTCAAATTGTTTAGATGTTCGCCTTTTTATTCGATATGACATTGATGAGGCTTTACCTTGGCACAGCACCATTAGTCGCACGCGTGGGTTGTATGGTGAAGAAGTGTTTTTAAGTTTGTTTAAAGCCGTTTTAAAGCTATGTGTTTCTAAAGGTATGATTCGCGGTAAACGTCAAGCAGTAGACAGCGTTTTTATCAAAGCCAATGCCTCTATGGATAGTTTGGTAGAGAAAGAAGTATTAGAAGACGCCAGTGCCTTTGTAGATGAATTAGAAGAAAACAGCGAATTTAAAACTACCAGCACCAGAAAGAAACTAGTAGAACAGCACCATAATTGGAAAAAAGAAGCTTACAAGAGCCAACCCAATCCCAACTTCAACATTGATAAAGTAGATTAA
- a CDS encoding transposase, which yields MQKIVELTEENLNENGIELEELLADGGYSSGEALKYLHQKNIDAYIPNFGQYKPEREGFIFNKELNQYECIKEGSNKAILLFKGEKNDSKSYTKNSYRSSERDCKNCPLREQCCGKSTKYKKIDHSIHKEHYDRMHQKLTQNARYAKQMVRVRSKTVEPVIGTLVNFTNMKCEAFTNTI from the coding sequence GTGCAAAAAATAGTAGAATTAACAGAGGAAAATCTAAATGAAAATGGCATTGAATTAGAAGAACTTTTAGCCGATGGAGGTTATAGTAGTGGAGAAGCGTTAAAATATTTGCACCAAAAAAACATCGATGCCTATATTCCAAACTTCGGACAGTACAAACCCGAGCGAGAAGGTTTTATTTTCAACAAAGAGCTGAACCAATATGAATGCATCAAAGAAGGTTCCAACAAAGCTATTTTACTCTTTAAAGGCGAAAAGAACGATAGCAAAAGCTACACCAAAAACAGCTATCGAAGTAGTGAGCGCGATTGCAAAAACTGTCCACTACGAGAGCAATGCTGCGGAAAAAGCACTAAGTATAAAAAGATAGATCACAGCATCCACAAAGAACACTACGATCGCATGCACCAAAAACTAACTCAAAACGCACGCTATGCCAAGCAAATGGTGCGAGTGAGAAGTAAAACTGTAGAACCAGTCATAGGAACATTGGTCAATTTTACCAATATGAAATGCGAAGCATTCACGAACACCATTTAA
- a CDS encoding transposase: MSNRVNTRGIKQANKHVLMAALTYNLKKYLKFITKKTKIKSGVVSEIQAKVSTSLKTAFIDLKTDFLRHFMFTNYNLKPKINLA, from the coding sequence GTGAGTAATCGCGTAAACACACGAGGAATCAAGCAAGCCAACAAACACGTTTTGATGGCAGCTTTAACCTATAATCTTAAGAAATACTTGAAGTTTATCACCAAAAAAACAAAAATAAAGTCCGGAGTTGTAAGTGAAATACAAGCAAAAGTATCAACTTCTTTAAAAACAGCTTTCATAGACTTGAAAACCGACTTTTTAAGGCATTTTATGTTTACAAACTACAACCTAAAACCAAAAATAAACCTCGCTTAA
- a CDS encoding cbb3-type cytochrome c oxidase subunit I gives MNLNRKEIYWLIGTMLFILIFNITFLGIDCLSDATIDINVHDTYFVIAKVHFFVLFTFLIFYSIYFIRMLRRNFKNLTANLFFLTVNIFAIILITQIISFINSISEIAGKTEYPPLSGGAVEHKGNEFGFFLNSLLIFQILLIIFQSYVCYKTSINHKQKN, from the coding sequence ATGAATTTAAACAGAAAAGAAATCTACTGGCTAATTGGAACAATGCTCTTTATTCTGATTTTTAATATTACTTTTTTAGGAATTGATTGTTTAAGTGACGCTACAATTGACATAAATGTGCATGATACTTACTTCGTAATTGCGAAAGTTCATTTTTTCGTATTATTCACTTTTTTAATATTCTACTCAATATATTTTATACGAATGTTGAGAAGAAATTTTAAAAATCTCACAGCAAATTTATTTTTTTTGACTGTTAATATCTTTGCCATTATACTTATTACTCAAATAATATCTTTTATAAATTCAATCTCTGAAATCGCAGGAAAAACTGAATATCCACCATTAAGTGGCGGAGCAGTCGAACACAAAGGAAATGAATTTGGTTTCTTTTTAAATTCATTATTAATTTTTCAAATTCTTTTAATAATTTTCCAAAGTTATGTGTGTTACAAAACTTCAATAAATCATAAACAAAAAAACTAA
- a CDS encoding erythromycin esterase family protein encodes MKKISILFIAIFHISCSKKITTELSDKMTELKSENGIPTNFKKLDQYIANKEIILLGEAAHGEGKTFEVKTQIVKYLVEEKGFNTIAMEGMDFLQMEFINGRSVLKNNLPDNFENEWYNFWNPWNPAKQLISFESFIKNSKISFAGIEPYENITAMINISFIKNELEKSKWAILNKKEWLKLAPIFEKINTNKSKLSIEEFDHITLQLENFIKENELIHFQDNFFTQMVENLITHVKMNFNPNTFSNEDEETAYYVNTRDHQMARNLIYFKERNPKAKIIVWLANFHGATNLSEVTYADGDPNMYSKLKVFGEHVKKKYSEKVYSIATTSSKGFSKMPYNLKGIEETKIISPKESLEFELDKQKYNFGFIDFNKINKNNPKKLEEKFNSIMLGHKNQNGKWLKVFDGLLFIKENEIAIPRE; translated from the coding sequence ATGAAAAAAATATCTATCCTGTTTATTGCAATTTTTCACATCTCATGCAGTAAAAAAATAACCACGGAACTCTCCGATAAAATGACAGAATTAAAATCTGAAAATGGAATTCCCACTAATTTTAAAAAACTAGATCAATACATTGCCAACAAAGAAATAATACTTCTTGGTGAAGCAGCTCATGGTGAAGGAAAAACGTTTGAAGTAAAAACTCAAATTGTTAAATATTTGGTTGAAGAAAAAGGGTTTAATACAATTGCTATGGAAGGCATGGATTTCCTTCAAATGGAATTTATTAATGGACGAAGTGTTTTAAAAAATAATTTACCTGACAATTTTGAAAATGAATGGTATAACTTCTGGAATCCATGGAATCCAGCCAAACAATTAATATCTTTTGAAAGTTTTATTAAAAATAGTAAAATTTCATTTGCAGGAATAGAACCTTACGAAAATATTACTGCGATGATAAACATTAGTTTTATCAAAAATGAACTAGAAAAAAGTAAATGGGCAATTTTAAATAAAAAAGAATGGCTGAAATTAGCTCCAATTTTCGAAAAAATCAACACAAATAAATCAAAATTATCAATTGAAGAATTTGATCATATCACATTACAATTAGAAAATTTTATTAAAGAAAATGAACTTATTCATTTCCAAGATAACTTTTTCACACAAATGGTAGAAAATCTTATTACTCATGTTAAGATGAATTTCAATCCTAATACTTTTAGTAATGAAGATGAAGAAACAGCCTATTATGTTAATACTAGAGACCATCAAATGGCAAGGAATTTAATCTACTTTAAAGAAAGAAATCCAAAGGCTAAAATTATAGTTTGGCTTGCCAACTTTCATGGAGCAACAAACCTAAGCGAAGTGACTTATGCGGACGGTGACCCAAATATGTATTCTAAATTAAAGGTTTTCGGCGAACATGTTAAGAAAAAATATTCTGAAAAAGTATATAGTATAGCAACTACTTCATCTAAAGGTTTTTCAAAAATGCCTTATAATCTTAAAGGCATTGAAGAAACAAAAATTATATCACCAAAAGAATCTTTAGAATTTGAATTAGACAAACAAAAATATAATTTTGGCTTTATAGATTTTAATAAAATAAATAAAAATAATCCTAAAAAATTAGAAGAAAAATTTAATAGCATCATGTTAGGACACAAAAATCAAAACGGAAAGTGGTTAAAAGTTTTTGATGGTCTATTATTTATCAAAGAAAACGAAATAGCAATACCCAGGGAATAA
- a CDS encoding IS1182 family transposase — MQGRKELTPKMLYQVHLQDLIPEHNFYRLLDTAIDFHFLYKATAKYYGDEGQESIDPVVFFKICLVGYLNNINSDRKLIEYCSNCLDVRLFIRYDIDEALPWHSTISRTRQLYGEEVFLSLFKAVLKLCVSKGMIRGKRQAVDSVFIKANASMDSLVEKEVLEDASAFVDELEENSEFKTTSTRKKLVEQHHNWKKEAYKSQPNPNFNIDKVDEHGNSIRPRFVSNHTHYSPTDLDARVSVKPGKARQLNYFGQIAVDDAHHVITGACSDFADKRDSQCVEKIVELTEENLNENGIELEELLADGGYSSGEALKYLHQKNIDAYIPNFGQYKPEREGFIFNKELNQYECIKEGSNKAILLFKGEKNDSKSYTKYSYRSSERDCKNCPLREQCCGKSTKYKKIDHSIHKEHYDRMHQKLTQNARYAKQMVRVRSKTVEPVIGTLVNFTNMKRLNTRGIKQANKHVLMAALTYNLKKYLKFITKKTKTKAGVVSEIQAKVPTSLKIAFIDLKTDFLRHFIFTNYNLKPKINLA; from the coding sequence ATGCAAGGAAGAAAAGAACTCACGCCAAAAATGCTCTATCAAGTTCATTTACAGGACCTGATTCCTGAGCATAATTTTTATCGATTGCTTGATACAGCTATTGATTTTCATTTTTTATATAAAGCTACTGCAAAGTATTATGGAGACGAAGGACAGGAGAGCATTGATCCCGTTGTGTTTTTCAAAATCTGTTTGGTTGGCTATTTAAACAACATAAATTCGGACAGGAAACTCATCGAATATTGCTCAAATTGTTTAGATGTTCGCCTTTTTATTCGGTATGACATTGATGAGGCTTTACCTTGGCACAGCACCATTAGTCGCACGCGTCAGTTGTATGGTGAAGAAGTGTTTTTAAGTTTGTTTAAAGCCGTTTTAAAACTATGTGTTTCCAAAGGTATGATTCGCGGCAAGCGTCAAGCCGTAGACAGCGTTTTTATCAAAGCCAATGCCTCTATGGATAGTTTGGTAGAGAAAGAAGTATTGGAAGATGCCAGTGCCTTTGTAGATGAATTAGAAGAAAACAGCGAATTTAAAACTACCAGCACCAGAAAGAAATTAGTAGAACAACACCACAATTGGAAAAAAGAAGCTTATAAGAGCCAACCCAATCCCAACTTCAACATTGATAAAGTAGATGAACACGGCAATTCAATACGTCCGAGATTTGTATCGAATCACACCCATTATTCTCCCACAGATTTAGATGCTAGGGTAAGTGTAAAACCAGGAAAAGCAAGACAGTTAAACTATTTTGGACAAATAGCTGTAGACGATGCGCATCATGTAATAACAGGCGCCTGTTCTGATTTTGCAGACAAACGCGATAGTCAGTGTGTGGAAAAAATAGTAGAATTAACAGAGGAAAACCTAAATGAAAACGGCATTGAATTAGAAGAACTTTTAGCCGATGGAGGCTACAGTAGTGGAGAAGCGTTAAAATATTTGCACCAAAAAAACATCGATGCCTATATTCCCAACTTCGGACAGTACAAACCCGAGCGAGAAGGTTTTATTTTCAACAAAGAGCTGAACCAATACGAATGCATCAAAGAAGGTTCCAACAAAGCCATTTTACTATTTAAAGGCGAAAAGAACGATAGCAAAAGCTACACCAAATACAGTTATCGAAGTAGTGAGCGCGATTGCAAAAACTGTCCACTACGAGAGCAATGCTGCGGAAAAAGCACTAAGTATAAAAAGATAGATCACAGCATCCACAAAGAACACTACGATCGCATGCACCAAAAACTAACTCAAAACGCACGCTATGCCAAGCAAATGGTGCGAGTGAGAAGTAAAACCGTAGAACCAGTAATAGGAACGTTGGTCAATTTTACCAATATGAAGCGCCTAAACACACGAGGAATCAAGCAAGCCAACAAACACGTTTTAATGGCAGCATTAACCTATAATCTTAAGAAATACTTGAAGTTTATCACCAAAAAAACAAAAACAAAAGCCGGAGTTGTAAGTGAAATACAAGCAAAAGTACCAACTTCTCTAAAAATAGCTTTCATAGACTTGAAAACCGACTTTTTAAGGCATTTTATTTTTACAAACTACAACCTAAAACCAAAAATAAACCTCGCTTAA
- a CDS encoding protease inhibitor I42 family protein, translating to MKKILVLGAFVILVLSVLYYREFENYYESGENDSFEIKVGQEFHIRLYENGSTGYSNCWLNEKDNTLLKKVKEQYSKSLNARLGYVGSGALIEMTFKGLKVGVDTIKIANCSFRDGQECADYNTENTKAENEFIIKITN from the coding sequence ATGAAAAAAATATTGGTTTTAGGTGCATTTGTTATTCTCGTTTTATCAGTACTTTACTATCGTGAATTTGAAAATTATTACGAAAGCGGAGAAAATGATTCTTTTGAAATTAAAGTTGGTCAAGAATTTCATATTCGACTTTATGAAAATGGTTCGACAGGCTATTCAAATTGTTGGCTAAATGAAAAGGACAATACATTATTAAAAAAAGTAAAAGAACAATACTCTAAAAGTTTAAATGCCCGATTAGGATATGTTGGTTCGGGCGCTTTAATTGAAATGACATTTAAAGGATTAAAAGTCGGTGTAGACACAATAAAAATTGCAAATTGTTCATTTAGAGATGGACAAGAATGCGCAGATTACAACACTGAAAATACAAAAGCTGAAAACGAATTCATAATTAAAATAACTAACTGA